In Cupriavidus basilensis, the following proteins share a genomic window:
- a CDS encoding ester cyclase → MTTTLPPDLKARRERLVLDHFADETRQDFDAVLATFPHPHYELIPSGEVHDGIDTVRQYYIDSRLAFPDQRHEIIQLRHTDDAVIVEFWLLGTHRGPLRGLPPTGNAFRCRMIALFIFEGERLVCERVYFDTLTMLRQLLAGTPPDMLPQLIGGLLGQPQARQAEAA, encoded by the coding sequence CTCAAGGCGCGCCGCGAGCGCCTGGTGCTTGACCACTTCGCCGATGAAACCCGGCAGGATTTCGACGCCGTGCTCGCCACCTTCCCGCACCCGCACTACGAGCTGATTCCCAGTGGCGAAGTGCATGACGGCATCGACACCGTGCGCCAGTACTACATCGACAGCCGCCTGGCCTTCCCCGACCAGCGCCACGAGATCATCCAGCTGCGCCACACGGACGATGCCGTGATCGTGGAGTTCTGGCTGCTGGGCACGCACCGTGGCCCGTTACGCGGCTTGCCGCCGACGGGCAATGCGTTTCGCTGCCGCATGATCGCGCTGTTCATCTTCGAGGGCGAGCGCCTGGTTTGCGAGCGCGTGTATTTCGACACGCTGACGATGCTGCGCCAGTTGCTGGCCGGCACGCCGCCGGACATGCTGCCCCAGCTGATCGGCGGCCTGCTGGGCCAGCCACAAGCGCGCCAGGCCGAAGCCGCATAA